Proteins encoded within one genomic window of Granulicella pectinivorans:
- a CDS encoding MlaE family ABC transporter permease: MPFVSPEAFAKDKIGAIQDYSILSGRAVANLFSKPRYWADIFTQMDSIGFGSLPIVVLTGFFTGCVLALQSATSLQAFGAVSMTGSLVALSMVKELGPVLTGLMVSGRNASGMASEIGSMKVTEQIDAMRALGTDPIRKLVTPRISATVFMLFFLTILSDAVGIAGGALVSVTLLGLNASSYFHNSYRSLEYADVVQGLTKPLFSGFIISTVGCYFGMNTKGGTQGVGRATTQAVVVSSVFIIVVDFLVSRAMIGIFGR, from the coding sequence ATGCCATTTGTTAGCCCAGAGGCCTTTGCCAAAGACAAGATCGGTGCCATCCAGGATTACTCCATCCTGTCCGGCCGCGCAGTCGCGAACCTATTCTCGAAACCCCGTTACTGGGCCGACATCTTCACCCAGATGGACTCGATTGGATTCGGATCGCTGCCCATCGTAGTGCTCACGGGATTCTTCACCGGATGCGTGCTCGCGCTCCAGTCCGCCACCTCTCTGCAGGCCTTCGGCGCCGTCTCGATGACCGGCTCCCTCGTCGCACTCTCCATGGTCAAGGAGCTCGGCCCCGTTCTCACCGGCCTCATGGTCTCCGGCCGCAACGCCTCCGGCATGGCCTCCGAGATTGGCTCCATGAAGGTGACTGAGCAGATCGACGCCATGCGTGCCCTGGGCACCGACCCCATCCGCAAGCTGGTCACGCCGCGCATCTCCGCGACCGTCTTCATGCTCTTCTTCCTTACCATCCTGTCGGACGCAGTCGGCATCGCCGGCGGAGCGCTCGTCTCGGTCACTCTCCTCGGCCTGAACGCCAGCTCTTACTTCCACAACTCCTACCGATCGCTCGAATACGCCGACGTCGTCCAGGGACTCACCAAGCCGCTCTTCTCCGGATTCATCATCTCCACCGTAGGCTGCTACTTCGGCATGAACACCAAGGGAGGCACGCAGGGCGTAGGCCGAGCCACCACCCAGGCCGTAGTCGTCTCCTCCGTCTTCATCATCGTGGTCGACTTCCTCGTTAGCCGCGCCATGATCGGCATCTTCGGTCGTTAG
- a CDS encoding biotin transporter BioY yields the protein MNSAASQTVVLSPAKPFHETLAGQALLAVAGSAFVAVCARLAVPLPFTPVPLSLVTFGVLLVGLSLGPVVAFSAMVLYLIEGASGLPVFSPAGPGGLLQLFGTNGGYLFSYPLAAAAAGAIVTLARKSPRVDASATLRYASAAVAGTVGAAFFFLVGATWLASYLHLSTTTAMHMGVVPFLPGEVIKVAAAAGLYSAGRTLSRS from the coding sequence ATGAACTCCGCAGCCTCCCAGACCGTCGTCCTCTCGCCCGCCAAGCCATTCCACGAGACCCTTGCGGGACAGGCCCTCCTCGCTGTTGCGGGCTCGGCCTTCGTTGCCGTCTGCGCGCGCCTTGCCGTTCCTCTTCCCTTCACGCCCGTACCGCTCTCGCTCGTCACCTTCGGCGTCCTCCTTGTGGGACTCTCACTGGGCCCTGTCGTCGCCTTCTCTGCCATGGTCCTGTACCTCATCGAAGGAGCATCCGGCCTGCCTGTCTTCAGCCCCGCCGGTCCCGGAGGCCTCCTGCAGCTCTTCGGCACCAATGGTGGATACCTCTTCTCCTATCCCCTCGCCGCGGCAGCAGCCGGAGCCATCGTCACCCTGGCCCGCAAGTCGCCCCGCGTGGATGCCTCTGCGACCCTCCGCTACGCCTCCGCTGCGGTCGCCGGAACCGTCGGCGCAGCCTTCTTCTTCCTCGTCGGAGCCACCTGGCTCGCCAGCTATCTTCACCTCTCCACCACCACCGCCATGCATATGGGCGTGGTCCCCTTCCTGCCCGGAGAAGTCATCAAGGTCGCCGCGGCCGCGGGTCTTTACTCCGCCGGTCGCACCCTTTCGCGCTCCTAA
- a CDS encoding menaquinone biosynthesis family protein, translated as MSTLNTEIQEISIAHSPDSDDAFMFYGLATGKVRVPGYKFTHVLTDIETLNHKAINEAFYDVTAISFHAYPYLQDNYTLMACGGSVGENYGPMIVAPRRITLEETKKKTLAVPGTLTTAYLALKLYYPDYETVTVPFDQIIPDVVAGKYDAGLIIHEGQLTYANDGLVKLLDLGVWWREQTGLPLPLGGNAIRRKLGQETMEITTKALHDSIQLALDNREPALAYAMQFARDLDTATANRFVGMYVNERTLSYGEDGREAIRKLLDMGFEKGIIPHKANVDFVG; from the coding sequence ATGAGCACCCTGAACACTGAAATCCAAGAGATCAGCATCGCCCACAGCCCCGACTCCGATGACGCCTTCATGTTCTATGGCCTCGCCACCGGCAAGGTCCGCGTCCCCGGCTACAAGTTCACCCACGTACTCACCGACATTGAAACGCTGAACCACAAGGCCATCAACGAGGCATTCTACGACGTCACCGCCATCAGCTTTCACGCCTACCCCTACCTCCAGGACAACTACACCCTGATGGCCTGCGGTGGATCTGTCGGCGAGAACTATGGCCCCATGATCGTCGCACCACGGCGCATCACGCTCGAAGAGACCAAGAAGAAGACCCTGGCCGTCCCGGGCACGCTGACGACCGCCTACCTCGCTCTGAAGCTCTACTACCCCGACTACGAGACGGTCACGGTTCCCTTCGACCAGATCATCCCCGACGTCGTCGCAGGCAAGTACGATGCCGGCCTCATCATCCATGAGGGGCAACTCACCTACGCCAACGACGGCCTCGTCAAGCTCCTCGACCTGGGCGTCTGGTGGCGTGAGCAGACCGGTCTCCCCCTTCCCCTCGGCGGCAACGCCATACGCCGCAAGCTCGGCCAGGAGACCATGGAGATCACCACCAAGGCCCTGCACGACTCCATCCAACTCGCCCTCGACAACCGTGAGCCGGCGCTTGCCTACGCGATGCAGTTCGCCCGCGACCTCGACACCGCAACAGCCAACCGCTTCGTCGGCATGTACGTCAACGAGCGCACGCTCAGCTACGGCGAAGACGGCCGAGAAGCCATCCGCAAGCTCCTCGACATGGGCTTTGAGAAGGGCATCATCCCTCACAAGGCAAACGTCGATTTCGTCGGATAA
- a CDS encoding alpha/beta hydrolase, translating to MQTSNVLERTPPEADHRIHYGTGALQFGDLFLPKNLPFGVRVPLVVFVHGGWWRSEYDLAHAGHLCAALKEQGYAVWSIEYRRVGYTGGGWPTTFQDVAAGFDFCRELAVSYPLDMERVVAMGHSAGGHLAFWLAGRHHVPHDSPVGGIVPLVGLRGVVSLAGAVDLRLTCDLAGYFTFAHDKTEVYTLMGGSPKQLPDRYRGGNPGELLPFGVPQVLLQGSNDQQMPPELPARWAEQARRQGDRVTVTIIPGADHFDLIDPLSKAWPVVLGGVKRAML from the coding sequence ATGCAGACTTCCAATGTGTTGGAGAGGACTCCGCCGGAGGCGGACCACAGGATCCACTATGGAACCGGTGCGCTGCAATTCGGTGACCTTTTTTTGCCGAAGAATCTACCTTTCGGGGTTCGTGTGCCGTTGGTGGTGTTTGTCCATGGTGGGTGGTGGCGGTCGGAGTACGACCTGGCGCACGCAGGGCACCTTTGCGCTGCTTTGAAGGAGCAGGGATATGCTGTTTGGTCGATTGAATACCGGCGTGTGGGGTACACGGGGGGTGGGTGGCCTACTACGTTTCAGGATGTAGCGGCAGGTTTCGACTTCTGCCGGGAACTGGCGGTGAGCTATCCGCTGGACATGGAGCGGGTGGTGGCAATGGGACATTCCGCTGGGGGGCACCTGGCATTCTGGTTGGCGGGAAGACACCATGTTCCGCATGACTCCCCGGTTGGAGGCATTGTTCCTTTGGTGGGATTGCGTGGCGTGGTTTCGCTGGCCGGTGCGGTGGATCTCCGGTTGACGTGCGATCTGGCGGGGTACTTTACGTTTGCGCATGACAAGACGGAGGTCTATACGCTGATGGGCGGGTCTCCGAAGCAGTTGCCGGACCGGTATCGCGGGGGCAATCCGGGGGAGCTGCTTCCGTTCGGGGTGCCTCAGGTCTTGCTGCAAGGGAGTAATGACCAGCAGATGCCGCCGGAGTTGCCGGCACGATGGGCGGAGCAGGCCCGCCGGCAGGGAGATCGTGTGACGGTGACGATCATTCCGGGAGCGGATCACTTCGACCTGATCGATCCGCTGAGCAAGGCGTGGCCCGTGGTGCTGGGTGGGGTGAAGCGGGCGATGTTGTAG
- a CDS encoding ABC transporter ATP-binding protein — translation MATTTVPQPEPTTDERRGPVVAFKNVSITFDSGKPVLDDLSFSVERGQQLIILGPAGTGKSVLLKLVDGLLQPDSGSIHVFGEDIVAMRERDRFKLRARIGMVFQESALFDSLNVEDNVAYRLNEGRVPLEESHKRVEEVLNFVALPGAIAKFPSELSGGMRRRVSIARAIITKPDLILYDSPTGGLDPITSTTIVELVVKQRDVSHTTALLITHRLQDAFTLATHQWNFEENKMEPIPNGGIDPSTRFLVLNEGKIVFEGSTQELVHSPDPWLKQYLS, via the coding sequence ATGGCCACCACAACCGTCCCCCAACCCGAGCCCACCACCGACGAGCGCCGTGGACCCGTCGTCGCCTTCAAGAACGTCTCCATCACGTTCGATTCTGGCAAGCCCGTCCTCGATGATCTCTCCTTCAGCGTCGAGCGCGGCCAGCAGCTCATCATCCTCGGCCCCGCCGGCACCGGCAAGTCTGTACTCCTCAAGCTCGTCGACGGCCTCCTCCAGCCCGACAGTGGCTCCATCCACGTCTTCGGCGAAGACATCGTCGCCATGCGCGAGCGCGACCGGTTCAAGCTCCGCGCCCGCATCGGCATGGTCTTCCAGGAGTCCGCGCTCTTCGACTCGCTGAATGTGGAGGACAACGTGGCCTACCGGCTCAACGAAGGACGCGTCCCCCTTGAGGAATCCCACAAGCGCGTCGAAGAGGTCCTGAACTTCGTTGCCCTGCCCGGTGCCATCGCGAAGTTTCCCTCCGAGCTCTCCGGCGGTATGCGTCGCCGCGTCTCCATCGCCCGCGCCATCATCACCAAACCCGACCTCATCCTCTACGACTCGCCCACCGGCGGCCTCGACCCCATCACCTCGACCACCATCGTCGAGCTGGTCGTCAAGCAGCGCGACGTCTCCCACACCACCGCCCTGCTCATCACGCACCGCCTCCAGGACGCCTTCACGCTCGCCACCCACCAGTGGAACTTCGAAGAGAACAAGATGGAGCCGATCCCCAACGGAGGCATCGACCCCAGCACCCGCTTTCTCGTCCTAAACGAGGGAAAAATCGTCTTCGAAGGCAGCACCCAGGAGCTCGTCCACTCCCCCGACCCCTGGCTCAAGCAATACCTCTCCTGA
- a CDS encoding flavin reductase family protein — MHIEMEKATARETYNLLIGLVAPRPIALVTSMDEEGRLNAAPYSSYNYLCTDPPIIGMGVMNRPGTWSGKDTAQNIRRTGEFVVNVVTEDLLDAMNVCATDFPQGVNEVEMAGLTTTPSSLVKVPRIAEAHAALECVEFQTIEIGKSRIVMGRVVGMYIEDRFMDGHGHVLAKDLHAVGRMNGLGAYVKTRDAFVEVPRIPYSEWEKGKR; from the coding sequence GTGCATATTGAGATGGAGAAGGCTACAGCCCGTGAGACGTATAACCTGCTGATCGGGCTCGTCGCTCCGCGGCCGATTGCGCTGGTGACGAGCATGGATGAGGAGGGCCGGCTGAATGCCGCCCCATACAGCTCCTACAACTACCTTTGCACGGACCCGCCGATCATCGGGATGGGTGTGATGAACCGGCCGGGGACTTGGTCGGGGAAGGATACGGCGCAGAATATCCGGCGGACGGGCGAGTTTGTGGTGAATGTCGTCACGGAAGACCTGCTGGACGCGATGAATGTGTGTGCGACGGACTTCCCGCAGGGCGTGAACGAAGTGGAGATGGCTGGGCTGACGACGACGCCGTCGAGCCTGGTGAAGGTTCCGCGGATCGCGGAGGCGCATGCGGCGCTGGAGTGCGTTGAGTTTCAGACGATCGAGATTGGAAAGAGCCGGATTGTGATGGGGCGGGTCGTAGGGATGTACATCGAGGACCGGTTCATGGATGGGCACGGGCATGTGCTGGCGAAGGATCTGCATGCCGTTGGGAGGATGAATGGGCTGGGTGCCTATGTGAAGACGCGGGATGCGTTTGTCGAGGTGCCGCGGATTCCTTACTCGGAGTGGGAGAAGGGGAAGCGGTAG
- a CDS encoding FtsB family cell division protein translates to MNHQENSVMRGRSFQTLSRLALKLWAQRTKLATGAAAVLAVTMGYHVVFGHNGLIVYSQKKEEARRLGAQLDDLRRENGQLKDHTQRLESDPNAIEHQAREELHYTRPGEVIYTLPPDPAKSSSAGTTTKQ, encoded by the coding sequence GTGAACCACCAAGAAAACTCGGTGATGCGTGGGCGGTCGTTTCAGACGCTGAGCAGGCTTGCGCTCAAGCTTTGGGCGCAGCGGACAAAGCTGGCTACCGGAGCGGCGGCTGTGTTGGCCGTGACGATGGGGTATCACGTTGTTTTTGGGCACAATGGGCTGATCGTTTATAGCCAGAAGAAGGAAGAGGCGCGGCGGCTGGGCGCGCAACTGGACGACCTCCGGCGCGAGAACGGGCAGTTGAAGGATCATACGCAGCGGCTGGAGAGCGATCCCAACGCGATCGAGCATCAGGCTCGGGAAGAGCTGCACTACACCAGGCCGGGTGAGGTGATTTACACGCTTCCGCCGGATCCGGCGAAGTCTTCTTCGGCGGGAACGACTACAAAACAGTAG
- a CDS encoding carboxypeptidase-like regulatory domain-containing protein codes for MHKIRIEFVVAALLWMTAGSGWAASSDAAVSGVVRDAQGVAQMGALVQILGSDATLVRTAYTDLSGHYRVENLLPGRYQVRATLALFTPAIRSNLRLPVGARAVVDLTLSTVFQSTSWLPAERRRADEPSDDWKWTLRSAANRPILRMIDDDGQILVVSSSATEAHKPAQHVSAAVTSGDGGFGLGGVHHKFSVDTAFEDGSDIVLRGDLGSELSATGRAPTADFDAGYERKIGFDGAARVVMNVQSHPEMRSTGGAAGLGSIRLATAQKTKLGDLLDVEYGSSVTAIRVSGVGMATMPFMRMTVHPVENWSVGYRMATSRELQSYEALDALQGETPVAAMANGRLAIEKGMHNEFAISRTDGRGLVQVAFYHDAIHNAGIAGTGILSPDDLQRPGVQGLLIDTMTDSFRLLSNAYSAQGVRVTISEPITQGLSVAFAASSGAALSTRDCATTLQAASEGMRVRQGQTATIALKGRVAGTGTKIRAAYRWQPRSMVTSVDAYAPFSDQSFLSFYLSQPLRFGGVLPTGLNAVVDVTNLLEQGYQPLISKDGRTVFLAQSPRVIQAGLSYTF; via the coding sequence GTGCATAAGATCCGGATTGAATTCGTTGTGGCCGCACTGCTGTGGATGACAGCGGGATCGGGCTGGGCTGCGAGCTCAGACGCCGCCGTCTCGGGTGTGGTGCGGGATGCGCAGGGTGTGGCGCAGATGGGGGCGCTGGTCCAAATTCTGGGATCCGACGCTACGCTGGTGCGGACGGCCTATACCGATTTAAGCGGACATTACCGTGTGGAGAATCTGCTGCCTGGGCGTTATCAGGTGAGGGCAACGCTTGCCTTATTTACTCCGGCGATTCGCAGTAACCTGCGCCTGCCAGTTGGAGCGCGGGCGGTCGTTGACCTGACGCTAAGTACGGTCTTTCAATCGACGAGTTGGCTGCCTGCAGAGCGCAGGCGGGCGGATGAGCCTTCCGACGATTGGAAGTGGACGCTGCGATCGGCGGCGAACCGGCCGATTCTGCGCATGATCGATGATGACGGTCAGATTCTTGTCGTTTCCTCTTCGGCGACCGAGGCTCACAAGCCGGCGCAGCATGTGAGCGCTGCAGTGACGAGCGGGGACGGTGGTTTTGGGCTCGGCGGGGTGCATCACAAGTTCTCTGTCGATACGGCTTTCGAAGATGGTTCAGATATCGTGTTGCGGGGCGATCTGGGGAGCGAGCTGAGTGCGACGGGCCGGGCTCCGACGGCGGATTTCGATGCGGGATACGAGCGGAAGATCGGCTTCGACGGCGCGGCGCGGGTGGTGATGAACGTCCAGTCTCATCCGGAGATGCGCAGCACCGGGGGGGCTGCGGGGCTGGGCTCGATCCGGCTTGCTACGGCGCAGAAGACGAAGCTGGGCGACCTGCTGGATGTGGAGTATGGCTCGTCGGTCACGGCGATTCGCGTCTCGGGTGTGGGGATGGCGACGATGCCGTTTATGCGCATGACCGTTCACCCGGTCGAGAACTGGTCTGTCGGATACAGGATGGCGACGTCGCGGGAGTTGCAATCGTATGAGGCGCTCGATGCGCTGCAGGGAGAGACTCCCGTGGCTGCGATGGCGAACGGGCGGCTGGCGATCGAGAAGGGAATGCACAACGAGTTCGCGATCAGCAGGACGGACGGCCGGGGGCTGGTGCAGGTGGCTTTTTACCATGACGCGATCCATAACGCGGGGATCGCCGGTACGGGGATTCTGAGCCCCGACGATCTGCAGAGGCCTGGGGTGCAGGGGCTTCTGATCGATACGATGACCGACAGCTTCCGCCTGTTGAGCAACGCGTATTCGGCCCAGGGTGTGAGGGTGACGATTTCGGAGCCGATCACGCAAGGGCTTTCCGTGGCGTTTGCGGCCAGTTCAGGTGCAGCCTTGTCTACACGGGACTGCGCCACGACCCTACAGGCGGCCAGCGAAGGCATGCGTGTTCGGCAGGGGCAGACGGCCACCATTGCTCTGAAGGGGCGTGTGGCGGGCACAGGGACTAAAATACGGGCTGCGTACCGGTGGCAGCCACGGAGCATGGTGACTTCGGTGGATGCGTACGCTCCGTTCAGCGACCAGAGCTTCCTGAGCTTCTACCTGTCGCAGCCGCTGCGGTTCGGGGGAGTGCTCCCGACTGGGCTGAATGCAGTGGTCGATGTGACGAACCTTCTGGAGCAGGGATACCAGCCGCTGATCTCGAAGGATGGTCGTACGGTGTTTCTGGCGCAGTCTCCCAGGGTCATTCAGGCTGGGCTCTCTTACACCTTCTAA
- a CDS encoding pyridoxal phosphate-dependent decarboxylase family protein, with protein MTPEEFRIHGHQLIDWIADYRATLAGRPVMAATKPKEITNQLPTSPPQDPEPFEQILADLDTVVLPGLSHWQHPRFFGYFPSNGLLAGVLGDLASTGLGVLGLAWQSSPAITEIEDVTLDWVRQMVGLSINWHGVIQDTASTSTLVALITARERITNYALARGGLQAEPKPLIIYVSAQSHSSVDKAALLAGFGRDNIRLVPTDADLAMRPAALASMIEADLAANLLPCAIVATTGTTATTAIDPVQAIADLASQHNLWLHVDAAMAGSAMILPECRWMWSGIEQADSLVLNAHKWLGVPFDCSLYFVRDPEHLVRVMSTNPSFLQSSVDGQVRNLRDWGIPLGRRFRALKLWFILREQGVSGLQSRLRRDLANAQTLAAVVAATPNWRVVAPVPLQTVCIRHEPDGLTGEALDTHTKAWAQAVNESGEAYLTPATLDGRWMVRISIGALPTEAGDIAQTWATIRRIAESS; from the coding sequence ATGACCCCCGAAGAGTTCCGCATCCACGGCCACCAACTCATCGACTGGATCGCCGACTACCGCGCCACCCTCGCCGGCCGCCCCGTCATGGCCGCGACGAAACCCAAAGAAATCACCAACCAACTCCCCACATCCCCCCCACAAGACCCGGAGCCCTTCGAGCAAATCCTAGCCGACCTCGACACCGTAGTCCTCCCCGGCCTCAGTCACTGGCAGCACCCCCGCTTCTTCGGCTACTTCCCCTCGAACGGCCTCCTCGCGGGCGTCCTCGGCGACCTCGCCTCCACCGGCCTCGGCGTCCTCGGCCTCGCCTGGCAGTCCTCTCCAGCCATCACAGAGATCGAAGACGTGACCTTAGACTGGGTCCGCCAGATGGTCGGCCTCTCCATCAACTGGCACGGCGTCATCCAGGACACCGCTTCAACAAGCACCCTCGTTGCCCTCATCACCGCCCGCGAGCGCATCACGAACTACGCCCTCGCCCGTGGTGGCCTGCAAGCCGAGCCCAAGCCCCTCATCATCTACGTCTCCGCCCAGAGCCACTCCTCCGTCGACAAAGCTGCCCTCCTCGCCGGCTTCGGCCGCGACAACATCCGCCTCGTTCCGACCGACGCCGACCTCGCCATGCGCCCCGCAGCCCTGGCCTCCATGATCGAAGCCGACCTGGCCGCCAATCTCCTCCCCTGCGCCATCGTAGCCACCACCGGGACCACCGCCACCACCGCCATCGATCCCGTCCAGGCCATCGCCGACCTCGCCAGCCAACACAACCTCTGGCTCCACGTCGACGCCGCCATGGCCGGCTCCGCCATGATCCTCCCCGAGTGCCGCTGGATGTGGTCCGGCATCGAGCAAGCCGACTCCCTCGTCCTCAACGCCCACAAGTGGCTCGGCGTCCCCTTCGACTGCTCCCTCTACTTCGTCCGCGACCCCGAGCACCTCGTCCGCGTCATGAGCACTAACCCCAGCTTCCTCCAATCCTCGGTCGACGGCCAGGTCCGCAACCTCCGCGACTGGGGCATCCCGCTTGGCCGCCGCTTCCGTGCCCTCAAGCTCTGGTTCATCCTCCGCGAACAAGGAGTATCAGGCCTGCAGTCCCGTCTCCGCCGCGACCTCGCCAACGCCCAGACCCTGGCCGCCGTGGTCGCCGCCACCCCCAACTGGCGCGTCGTCGCCCCCGTCCCTCTCCAGACCGTCTGCATCCGCCACGAACCCGATGGCCTCACCGGCGAAGCGCTCGATACCCATACCAAAGCATGGGCGCAAGCCGTCAACGAGTCCGGCGAGGCTTACCTCACCCCGGCCACTCTTGACGGACGATGGATGGTCCGCATCTCCATTGGGGCCCTCCCCACCGAAGCCGGCGACATCGCTCAAACCTGGGCCACCATCCGCCGCATAGCCGAAAGCTCGTAG
- a CDS encoding acyltransferase family protein, translating to MEKPNLDLLRTIAVTLVVADHVLVYKGLKGYNIGLFGVYIFFVHTCLVLMWSLERNPHTLNFYIRRIFRIYPFAMLIILATFLLGFPPDRGDEVNYIPLVRGSLKGLFENLALIQNLRGGRSIAGVTWSLPMELDMYVFLPMLFAFTARELAIWPLLIMWVLSVSLLNGMYPGQQGNFFAVLIPDFLPGVIAYVGFRLRRPILPAALLPLLVAVLCCVFVLFPKHRVDWWTSLALGLSLPFFHQIRYGAVQKISKIVAKYSYGVYLTHPFGIFFGIHLLKGYSAWLQIPVLLASVAIMSFAGYHLIEEPFINMGKRMAFRLERRAGVDDLDART from the coding sequence ATGGAGAAACCGAATCTTGACCTCCTGCGCACCATCGCTGTGACGCTGGTTGTGGCCGATCACGTGCTGGTCTACAAGGGGTTGAAAGGTTACAACATCGGTCTTTTTGGGGTGTACATCTTTTTTGTCCATACCTGTTTGGTGTTGATGTGGTCTTTGGAGCGCAATCCCCATACTTTGAACTTCTACATCCGTCGGATCTTCCGCATTTACCCCTTTGCGATGCTGATCATTTTGGCGACTTTTCTTCTTGGTTTCCCGCCTGACCGTGGCGACGAAGTGAATTATATTCCCCTGGTCCGTGGGAGCCTGAAGGGGCTTTTTGAAAACCTCGCTCTGATACAGAACCTCCGTGGTGGCCGTTCGATTGCCGGTGTGACCTGGAGCCTGCCCATGGAGCTTGACATGTATGTCTTCCTGCCCATGCTCTTCGCGTTTACGGCGCGCGAACTCGCGATTTGGCCCCTCCTCATCATGTGGGTGTTGTCAGTTTCTCTACTCAACGGGATGTATCCCGGGCAGCAGGGGAATTTTTTTGCCGTGCTGATCCCGGACTTTCTTCCCGGCGTGATCGCGTACGTTGGCTTCCGCCTTCGCAGGCCGATTCTCCCTGCTGCATTGCTTCCTTTGCTGGTTGCCGTGCTGTGCTGCGTTTTCGTGCTGTTTCCCAAACATCGTGTCGATTGGTGGACTTCTTTAGCCCTGGGTCTTAGCCTTCCGTTCTTTCATCAGATACGATATGGGGCTGTCCAAAAGATAAGCAAGATCGTTGCGAAGTACTCTTACGGTGTCTACCTTACGCACCCATTCGGAATTTTCTTTGGGATTCATCTGCTGAAAGGCTATTCGGCCTGGCTTCAGATTCCGGTCCTTCTCGCGAGTGTTGCGATCATGTCCTTCGCCGGTTACCATCTCATCGAAGAACCGTTCATCAACATGGGGAAGCGCATGGCGTTCAGGCTGGAGCGGCGTGCCGGGGTCGACGATCTGGATGCGCGCACGTAA